CTCAAGGAGGGTCAGCATGACAGGATGTCATAATTAAAACATCAGCTAAATAATAACACATCGTATTAActctaaaatttaataaataggtTCCACCCTTTTGGGCGAGCATGAgcacctgagatggcccagtggttagaacgtgtgcatcttaaccgatgattgcagattcaaatccagacaagcagcactatatatatgtgcttaatttgtgattataattcatctcgtgctcagcggtgaaggaaaacatcgtgaggaaacctgagtgtgtcttatttcatcgaaattctgccacatgtgcattccaccaagccgcattagaacagcgtggtggaatatgtgccacaccctctccttaatggaggaggaggctcagcattgggaaatttacaggctgttactttactttaatacttTACCTTTTTGGAGTTAAATAGAGAATGATTCTTCCAATAATTACAAAGTAACGCTTATGGTTTAAAATATGCCAAGATTTCAGGAAGCGTcaacataaaaatgaaacaattttaaatcaataatattttatttacaataatctgTATAACAAACCAGCAGGATGGAAAAAAGTCTAAGCAATAATTGAGCAAAATTGAAACGGAGTTACGAATATAccacacaatattttatattactattgaGAGTCGTTGAGTAAGCTACCTTTCAGAGGATGAGGGTCAAGTGAAGAGATACTACCgtatgagagctgagatggcccagaagttagaacgcgtgcatcttaactgatgattgcgggttcaaacccaggcaagcaccactgaatattcatgtgttaaGCACACaagttttgtgtttataattcatctcatgctcggtgaaggaaaacatcgtgaagaaaccggCATGTGTTCATAGAAGTTCCGTCACAAGTATATTTCACCAAcgattagaacagcgtggtggaatatgttccaaagacCAACAGtggataatttacaggctgttgttgttaataatatccTCAATTATCCACGAGGAAAACTATCAACTCCACAGATCATACCAGTAAGTGCTTACAAgcttatttcttaatttaatggGACGGCGTTTGCTAAAAAACTCGAGGCAGGAATAACATATCCACTTGCCTTAAAGGCTACCGAAGTATAACTTTCAACTATACTTCTCATTGCTACTGAAAATTTGACCAAAACTAACTTAACTTCTATATGGAATAAGAACTTTTTTACAAGACTAGCTGTTGCCCGCTGCTTCGcccgtgttttagggtgttgtcatgtgtcaaacaaaaaagtagcccttGTACCTTGTGTTACACTGCTACATAATCAACACCTCTTGAGGAGAAAGCTTGCAACGTAATCTTATGTTACTTTCATGGTGGTGACATACATATggcataattaataacatagtCTTTAGCTttttccataaaatataaagagCTTTAGCAGTGTGACATATACATTACAAATGTAGAAAATAGTTAGTTAGTAGTCAACCGTGGGTTCGCTTACTTTTATGGTGTTACTTGGCATGCATTAGGCAACAAATGTAGCCAATGTCCTTTGTTGGAGTactagtttgcttcataccaaatttcatcaaatttgattcagcggtttggtcgtgaaaaagcgtcagactgacagagttactttcacatttataatattagtatacattaggTTTAAATGACAGAAATGGACTGAAGTTACAGCAATTACTTGTTATGTAAGAGAAAAATTCGTATATATAGATAGTCATATTAAACTATTAGATATCACAAAAATACAGCCCTATTTTGAACTACAGTCCACTCCAATGGTAACAGGagtcaaaataaacaaacgttATTTACATATTCCATACTATTCCCTAATAGCTATTAGCACAACACTGTTCTTGatcaatatatctttttttatatatattatacaacactattacacttagcTTAGCTTATTTACGTTCACTCCTCCTGCCATTGTAATCGACTATAGTGTTATTgcaaaataagctttatttatatactaataaatcatttattatcttTGGTTAGCTAGGCTGACAATAGTTGTTGTAATATAactatgttgtatttattatcgGCTGAAATTACATATCGAACGGATTTGCAtttgaaaagtgcttgtaaaagcctactagaattagttataatttttgttgtttttaaaggCACAGTTTGACGGTCGggctgatgaatgggtggtatctaccctaCCATCGAGTAATCATTTTAATCGaccaattaattcaataaattccaatgatgttgtagtaaacagatatgtcattaacgcgcaaaaagtgaagactagacaacgtcctaattgggacgattgcctttagtcgttttacgtagtaatacgttataacacatcacaattacgtagtaatacgttttgcgcaattaaaacatctagttatccctttcacttattgtttttatcaagctatcctttttacttttaacgaaatgtaaaataaataatccccggcgcggcacatatttttcttttctttagtatgggtataacatatctgtttattagaatatcattggttccTATATCAAACGATATTCGTGTCTAGGAAGCGGGGGGGGGGTCTCTAGGAATAATCGTGTCTAGGAAGCGTCGGTGGAGGGGGGGGGGGTTCTAGGTGGGCAGGTTCTCCCGGGCGTCGGCGGTGGGGGGGGCGAGCGCGGCCAGTAGCAGCGCCTGCGCCGGGGCTCCGAACACGGCCGGCAGACGCGCCAGGCCTCCCGCCGCGCACGAGGGCGCCGCCCACTCTGCGCACACGCTTAACATATTAtacacgacctccgtggtcgagtggtgtgtgcaccggtttccatgggtacgccactctgaggtcccgggttcgattcccggccgagtcgatgtagattaccattagttttctatgttgtctggggtctgggtgtttgtggtactgtcgttacttctgatttccataacacaagtgcttcagctacttacattgggatcagagtaatgtatgtgatgttgtctcatatttatttatttattatttatattcaacatATAAAGTGACACAATGGGATCAACATTCTTGTTAAACACGCATTCCTGCAATCACgcagagccgagatgacccagtggttagaacacgtgcatcttaacccatgattacAGGTTCATACCCAAACAAGCACTGCTGAATGAACCGGCGATGAAggaacatcgtgagaaaacctgcatgtgtctaatttggaacccgcattggagcagcgtggtgaaatatgttccaaaccttcacctcaaagggaggggaggctttagtccagcagtgggaaatttacaggctgttgttgttatttaccAATATGGGTGGACTTCGGCGTCGCTACCAGCAACAGAACGTGGGCTTCTGGCAGCGTTAGCAGCCCACACTTCACGTATAGGTAGCTAGACGCAGCCACTGTTGTCAACCAGCTTACAACTGAAGACaaataaaaaccttttcaaATACGGGAAATAACCCCAATTGAATGCAATGGAACTGGAacatttgatggtaagtggtaaccatatAGACATCACTGCTGTAAATATATAAGCAGTGGCGGCGTAAGGCGGCCTCGCtgtgcaaagggcctcgcgtcagaaatttgaaaaaaaaaatacaagggCCCCTTAAACTCTTGCCCatattaagattcgatcttgagCCGCCACTGGTAACAAACACTCACGGCCTCACGGTGCAAAGGGCcttgaaaaagtacaacataacattgggatcagagtactaaaaaaaaacaagtgccTCGCAAACagtatcttgcccacattaggTTTAGATCTTGCACCGCCACTGTATATAAGCCTTTATatcaactaagatgttatggatTCCCCTCCTATACGAaactagtttaaaaaaatggatAAAATGTTCAACTAACCTAAAAACAGTGTTGCCATTACATCAATGACGTACAAACTACCCTCCGCTTCTCTCAGAAGCGAGCAACACTCGCTGTAAAGTATTGCCAGCGCTGATATCTTGTTTATGGTCCCATCtgaaatgaaatgtatattattttgaatttagtaatgaattattaaactaATCACAATACTTGGACCAACATCTCATCCTTTAGGACTgatgaaatctttttttttcttatatatatacgcGTACTGCCAAATAGGCCagctgatggtatgtggtcactaTTATGAACATAGATATAACAGTGAACGCTTAATCGATGGTTACGTTTACAAGCCCAGGAAAGCAAAGCATTCCAtaagcttaatttaattttatagttcacTGTTTcaattcgagtcgagatggctcagtggtaagaacgagtgcatcttaatcgatgattgcgggttcaaacccaggcaagcaccgctgattcatgtgcttaatttgtctattaattcatctcgtgctcagcggtgaaggaaaacatcgtgaggaaacctgcatgtgacaaatttcatataaattctgccacatgtgtattccaccaacccgcattggaacagcgtggtggaatatgttccaagccttctcctcctttagcccagcagtgggaatttacaggccgttgttgttgttgttgttgctttttCAATTCTGTCGTAACTGTCATGACTGTTAAACTATTTCACATATATCCACCAACccatattggagcagcgtagtggatGACCTCCAAACTCCTAAAAGCGACAGGACTTAGCCCATCAGATGGTCTGTCTGTGATATTATATTCCCCGCATTGTAGCAGCGCACTGGATAAGCACAAgccttgtcctcaaagggagaggaggtcttaggcCACCAGAGTGACATTACCAAGATTCAACTTTATACATAACTGCGATGATATAAACATTTGACTAATCTACTTGGTACATACCGATTTCTTTCTTCGAAGACAGGTTCCCGATCGCGAACGGCACTAGAGCTGATGATGCAGTTAAGACAACTCCTCGCAACGAGGGCAGTGCTATTCGACCGCACTGGAAGTTAAATTCAAAACTGTTGGATTttctattcatttttataagcaAAACTTTAACTCttgtaaaaaagtattatatgtattttattataaaaaatttggCTACTGGCAACTAatacttatttcatattattgtcACTTTAAATATCTTCTTTAACAActtaaaatatcatttcattCGGTGAAACCGTAAAGCTATTTTTCGTATCCGTAAAGACAATCACAAATGATTCAAGAtctcgaccaatgacatcgcgttATGAAAATCATAGATCATTTTCGACCAATTACATCGCGccatttcaaggtcaaagtgatttatttatctttattcctccTGTGATTGGATTAAACTACAACATCTATAAAAAGTACATCACTTACCAGCAAAAGGTGAGCAAGGGGTGAGAATAGGAATGACACCGCATAGCTGGTGGCAGCTAAGGATGCCGTGACACCATCCCTGCTCAGCGAGAGTGGTAGCCACACGCACGGACGCGCCAGAGACGCTAATATCGCACTAAATAACcataaaacattcaaattacATTACACTGGCAAACCTTTCCTTCACACGTGtccaaaaatatctttataacattttaattcacGAACAAACAATGAAACCAAAATACTTTTTCCTTTTGTTCTGatgagaaaaattaaaattatagactTTCCTTTTCCTCAAtaaacatgtattatacatataaaactccCGCTAGAATGACtttgtttattgatgaaattaaaaaagtgtaatttaaatcgattatttaaaattcgtaaCGTAGTTTAAAATATAGGCACCAAAATTTGTTTTGATCCCAACAAGTCATCCAGCCTTATGAACAATCAAATCATAACAAGTTACGTGCTTTGTGGTTTCCGTATGAGTGGAATAGCAAAGCAATCCTACCCCCTCCCCCCTTGACGATCTGATGAGTACCAGTATCCCCAGTCCAAATGGTGAAATCAAGACAACAGCGCAAATATTCTGAAGATCGATAGCAGGCAAGCGTTACAAATGCTACCTCATTCAAATCCCTCACATTCCAATATAACCtccttatattataatgtaaaatacttatttataattaataaaaaacttaccCTTCAATAACTCGCCTATCGAGAGCCACTGACAGTGCGTTAACAGTGACAGCGGACAGTACGAATGCAACAACATGCGCATGGAGCGCTGTCAATGCGTACATACGCGTGCGACATGCATGCACGCGTGTGCGACCCgcgctataatatatatacgtcCGGGGAATGTGGATTATGTATTCCATGTGAAATATAcctgcaaaaaatattataaagtttaaatgaATCCGacaatttattagaaatatatattgttatactttaaaaatataatataattattgttagcgTGACGAGAACATCTCGGAAGCAATACCCCTTCATGGGATAAGATctgttttttaaacaatatttgtggtcaatttgttttttatggcataggtagGGCGAACAAATGGGCCTTCCGATGTTAAGACAgtcaccataaaaaaaatactatttctaTCGTGTCATAAATcttgggacctaagatgttatgtgtcATGTACCTATGGACACCAACTCAGTCAACCTTCGAAAgataatacaacaatacaaattattgctgTTTCTTGCTAGAATATATGAGGAATGAGTACCACTTGGTGGCTGCCTTGCaaaaagcccttccaccaagtaaattacaaAAGACTGATGTGTATGTACTTCTTAAGAATATTTTCCTTCTCAGATAATTTATGCAAATTTATGGGTGTTCATTTCAAAGATCATATCATTGTTAAGAATGAAAGATCTTTGCTTTTTtaatagtatagtataaaatGAGGCAAAGAAGACatatttttggttttgtttaaattataagattATCTATAGTcagctataaaattaaatatattaaaacttttaatgtatatctatttttaatgtcgTAAATTCTATAATTCTATCTTGCCAGCTATATGTGATTTGGCATTatcttctaatataataaaataaatatatatttccaaatgcattcttattaatattgtttcgtttaaaagcttatattaaaatcaaaagcaaAAAACATGTgacaataaatattctatttttttaattcataaaattccATATCAGAATGGCTTttcttaatgataaataatgaaaCGAGTCATATGCGGGATGACTCGCAGAAAAATGgtgatttatgttatttaataatgaatatatttattttaaattgcatttaaatataaaaaagtagagCATGCGAAATGCTGAGAGATTTTATAGTAAaacttacttaattttatagaatatctttattatataaagcataatgtaataaaatccaGTTTATTGAACCTCGTAGCTTGtgcaacaaattttaaatagagcaatcaatattacattttatactaaaatacacTCACTCTGTACTCTGAATGTCTGAAATGTTTTACACACTTTCTTAAGTGTTTGATAGTAAATTAGTATCTTGCAATTTCTGGGCTGCTTTTGAGAATCTCGAGCAGACAAACTCCATCCAACACAAGGTTATCTTTCCAATATAAcgtttgtatgtttattaatatttttgagtatAATATTGAGTATATAACTGACGGTTTATGAAATTCTAATCAAAGTTTAATTAGACTATCtgagtattgtttttttattttgagtcaTTGGTTGATAGAAGAATGTAATATCGCAAACAatcatcatcctgcccttatcccaattttctTTGAAGTCCGCACAGCATCAATtattcttccatacttcttCATCTCTTGTCATCTTATAAGCAACATTCTTTCCAGCTACATTGTCTTCCACATAATCCATTCATCGTTtttgtgaaagatgatatgactGGAAAGATTGTTACTAGTAAAATAAGAAACCAAATTGGACCCAAAATACTTAATCGAGCTTTAATTAATACTTCAGTGATTGCATATCAGTTtttgctatttaatatttaacatataatttatttaaactctGTTTCAATATAATCTATGAGTCTATATTGCATGAACTAATTTCAATGTTAAAGATTGTTATTGGTCAATAAGaaacttgtataaaattaacaaacagtattattttcactaataaaaatttcaatgtgCATTCAGCTGTTGATTTTATATAACggaaattatgtataaatacgaGCTCTAAATgtgagaaaaatataatttaattacatgggCGAATGGGTGCAATGCGTTCTAGGTATATCTACGTTATCATGCATGTAGTTGCCTCCGGGAGCCCCGTAATTCGGCGCGAGTACAGCAAGAGCCATCGTCATCAAAACTCCTGGCACCATCCAGCGTTTCTTCAATTCCTTCCAAAAGTCCAAATCATAATCACTTTTATACACTTCGTTACGATCCTTCTGAGGATAAACAACTTGGGTTGAAGTTACAGTACATTCCATCTTCaagttatattga
This Vanessa cardui chromosome 29, ilVanCard2.1, whole genome shotgun sequence DNA region includes the following protein-coding sequences:
- the LOC124541848 gene encoding uncharacterized protein LOC124541848, which gives rise to MEYIIHIPRTYIYYSAGRTRVHACRTRMYALTALHAHVVAFVLSAVTVNALSVALDRRVIEGAILASLARPCVWLPLSLSRDGVTASLAATSYAVSFLFSPLAHLLLCGRIALPSLRGVVLTASSALVPFAIGNLSSKKEIDGTINKISALAILYSECCSLLREAEGSLYVIDVMATLFLVVSWLTTVAASSYLYVKCGLLTLPEAHVLLLVATPKSTHIEWAAPSCAAGGLARLPAVFGAPAQALLLAALAPPTADARENLPT